In a genomic window of Zingiber officinale cultivar Zhangliang chromosome 9B, Zo_v1.1, whole genome shotgun sequence:
- the LOC122023161 gene encoding uncharacterized protein LOC122023161, with amino-acid sequence MVQEMSNRFSESSTEVLTCIACLDPKDSFSQFDIGKLLHLAELYPEDFSLTDRAILEDQLETYIQNVRGEFSMTKDLGSLAKKMVETGKNTIFPLVYRLIELALVLPVATASVERVFSAMKIIKTDLRNRMGDEWMNDSLVVYIEKDIFATIENEQILQHFQQMSTRRIQLPPLVCMSRSDAGGSNSRQDQFDGICENFLHLFWNLKMEDTGRINVNMMAGEYELFKEAKRRATSENQTTAL; translated from the exons ATGGTTCAAGAGATGAGTAATCGGTTTTCAGAATCAAGTACGGAGGTACTTACTTGCATTGCTTGCTTAGATCCAAAGGACTCTTTTTCTCAATTTGATATTGGTAAGCTACTCCACCTTGCTGAACTTTATCCGGAGGACTTTTCATTGACTGATCGTGCAATACTTGAGGACCAACTTGAGACTTACATTCAAAATGTACGAGGTGAATTTTCTATGACTAAAGATTTGGGAAGTCTTGCTAAAAAGATGGTTGAAACGGGGAAGAATACAATTTTTCCATTGGTATATCGTTTGATCGAGTTAGCATTAGTTTTACCAGTTGCAACTGCTTCTGTTGAAAGAGTTTTTTCTGCGATGAAAATTATCAAGACTGATTTGCGTAATAGGATGGGGGATGAGTGGATGAATGACAGTTTGGTAGTATACATCGAGAAGGACATTTTTGCTACAATTGAAAATGAACAAATTTTACAGCATTTTCAACAGATGAGCACTCGTAGGATCCAGTTGCCTCCTCTTGTTTGTATGTCTAGATCTGATGCTGGTGGTTcaa attccagacaggatcaatttgacgGCATCTGTGAGAACTttcttcacctgttctggaactTGAAGATGGAGGACACCGGGCGGATCAACGTGAATATGATGGCAGGAgaatacgagctcttcaaggaggctaAGAGGCGAGCGACTTCCGAAAATCAGACCACTGCTTTGTGA
- the LOC122023924 gene encoding receptor-like protein kinase HSL1 — MAVAAASAAAIVLLQLCWFSFGLNHESSVLLEVKRGLEDPSNALSNWEVGAGDETPCNWTGVGCSGGRVATVDLTNFSLVGPFPSALCRLPVLAFLSLSFNYINSSLSDAALAACAALAHLDLSQNLLVGRLPDALADLPALTYLDVSGNNFSGEIPPSFGRFRRIESLSLVANLLTGGVPDFLGNLTTLRQLNLSYNPFAPGSIPSSLSDLASLEVLWLAGCGLVGEIPRSLGRLSKLLDLDLSNNALSGRIPATLVNLSDVVQMELYNNSLSGPIPLGFGNLSSLVRFDASMNLLEGPLPDDLFDGPRLESLHIYANRLTGGVPTAVALSTSLVEVRLFANRLNGSLPPELGKNSPLTLLDLSDNLLSGEIPPSICDRGVLEQLLLIDNMFSGGLPVSLSRCRTLSRVRLRNNLLSGKVPSGFWGLPHLWLLELSGNSFSGGISPIIANGANLSKIVLDNNQFTGNIPAEIGALSKLYEFSASNNRLSGPLPASLGNLEELGQLDLHHNLLSGEVLRGVQSWTKLSELNLADNAFSGGIPPELGNLPVLNYLDLSGNNLTGEVPIQLQNLKLNELNLSNNDLSGALPPLFAREAYRDSFLGNPGLCKDISGLCPVSHGRRYHHSSVWLLRSIFITASLIFVVGVAWFSWRYLKYHKKKQVMEKSKWTLTSFHKLGFSEFEILDCLDEDNVIGRGGSGKVYKAILSDGETVAVKKLWGSSKDVENAKQSDDDGFEAEVATLGKIRHKNIVKLWCCCSQRDCKLLVYEYMPNGSLGDLLHSSKGGLLDWAMRYKIALDAAEGLAYLHHDCMPPIVHRDVKSNNILLDGEYGAKVADFGVAKAVEMIGKGPKSMSMIAGSCGYIAPEYAYTLRVNEKSDIYSFGVVILELVTGKLPVDPELGEKDLVRWVSSSVDQKGVEFVIDPKLEVSRKEEIGKVLRVGLLCTSSLPINRPSMRRVVKMLREVCPEIKHKSEKDGKLSPYYSEDNSDFGNNV; from the exons ATGGCAGTTGCTGCCGCTTCTGCTGCTGCTATTGTTTTGTTGCAGCTCTGCTGGTTCTCCTTTGGCTTGAACCACGAAAGCAGTGTGCTTTTGGAGGTCAAAAGAGGGCTCGAAGACCCGTCCAATGCCCTCTCTAACTGGGAGGTCGGTGCCGGCGATGAGACCCCTTGTAACTGGACCGGCGTCGGTTGCTCCGGCGGCAGGGTGGCCACCGTCGACCTCACCAACTTCAGCCTCGTCGGGCCCTTCCCGTCGGCCCTATGCCGCCTCCCTGTCCTTGCGTTCCTTTCCCTCTCCTTCAACTACATCAACTCCTCTCTCTCCGATGCCGCCCTCGCCGCCTGTGCTGCGCTCGCCCACCTCGACCTCTCCCAGAACCTCCTCGTCGGTCGCCTCCCCGACGCGCTCGCCGACTTGCCGGCGCTCACTTACCTCGACGtcagcggcaacaacttctctggTGAAATTCCGCCGTCGTTCGGGCGGTTCCGACGGATCGAGTCTTTGTCGCTCGTTGCTAATCTCCTCACCGGCGGTGTCCCGGATTTCCTCGGCAACCTCACCACCCTCCGCCAGCTTAACCTCTCTTACAATCCCTTTGCTCCCGGCAGCATACCCTCCTCCCTATCCGACCTCGCCTCGCTGGAGGTGCTTTGGCTCGCCGGATGCGGCCTCGTCGGCGAAATCCCGCGCTCCCTCGGCCGGCTCTCCAAGCTCCTAGACCTCGACCTGTCCAACAACGCGCTTTCCGGCCGCATCCCGGCGACGTTGGTCAACCTCTCCGACGTCGTCCAGATGGAGCTCTACAACAACTCGCTCTCCGGCCCGATCCCGCTAGGGTTTGGCAATCTTAGTTCTCTGGTCCGTTTCGATGCGTCGATGAATCTCCTCGAGGGGCCGCTTCCGGATGACCTATTCGATGGCCCCCGGCTCGAAAGCCTCCATATCTACGCTAACCGCCTCACCGGCGGCGTCCCCACCGCTGTCGCGCTGTCCACCAGCCTTGTCGAAGTGCGGCTGTTTGCCAACCGGCTCAACGGCTCGCTCCCGCCGGAGTTGGGAAAGAATTCGCCGCTCACACTCCTCGATCTGTCGGACAACTTGCTCTCCGGCGAGATCCCTCCCAGCATCTGCGACCGGGGGGTGCTCGAGCAGCTGCTCTTGATCGACAACATGTTCTCCGGCGGCCTCCCGGTTAGTCTGAGCCGGTGTCGAACCCTCTCCCGCGTCCGCCTCAGGAACAACCTGCTATCCGGCAAAGTCCCTTCCGGATTCTGGGGCTTGCCGCACCTCTGGCTGCTCGAGCTCAGTGGCAATTCATTTTCCGGTGGGATCTCTCCGATCATTGCAAACGGAGCGAATCTCTCCAAGATCGTCCTCGACAACAACCAGTTCACCGGAAACATCCCGGCGGAAATCGGAGCACTTTCAAAGTTATACGAGTTTTCTGCCTCCAACAACCGTCTCTCCGGTCCGCTTCCGGCGTCCCTTGGGAATCTCGAAGAGCTTGGGCAGCTCGACCTCCATCACAATCTCCTTTCCGGCGAGGTACTTCGAGGGGTCCAGTCGTGGACGAAGCTCAGCGAACTGAATCTCGCCGACAATGCGTTCTCTGGCGGGATACCTCCAGAGCTTGGCAACCTCCCGGTGCTCAACTACCTTGACCTCTCCGGTAATAACCTCACGGGAGAGGTTCCCATCCAATTGCAGAACTTGAAGCTCAATGAATTAAACTTATCGAACAACGACCTCTCCGGCGCTCTCCCACCTCTTTTCGCCAGGGAAGCCTACCGGGACAGCTTCCTCGGCAACCCTGGACTCTGTAAGGACATATCTGGGCTATGCCCTGTTTCGCATGGCAGGAGGTATCATCATAGCTCCGTGTGGTTGCTTCGCTCCATCTTCATCACTGCTTCCTTGATCTTTGTCGTCGGAGTCGCTTGGTTTTCGTGGCGATATCTCAAGTACCACAAGAAGAAGCAGGTGATGGAGAAGTCCAAATGGACACTGACTTCGTTCCACAAATTAGGATTCAGTGAGTTCGAGATCTTGGATTGCCTCGACGAGGATAACGTGATCGGCCGTGGAGGTTCAGGGAAAGTTTACAAGGCCATCCTCAGCGACGGAGAGACTGTTGCAGTGAAGAAGCTGTGGGGATCTTCAAAGGATGTTGAGAATGCAAAGCAATCCGATGACGATGGCTTCGAGGCAGAGGTTGCTACCCTGGGGAAGATCCGGCATAAGAACATCGTGAAGCTCTGGTGCTGCTGCAGCCAAAGAGACTGCAAGCTTCTGGTGTACGAGTACATGCCTAACGGGAGCTTAGGAGACTTGCTGCACAGCAGCAAAGGAGGGCTTTTGGACTGGGCGATGCGGTATAAGATAGCGCTCGATGCAGCAGAGGGGCTTGCTTATCTACACCACGACTGCATGCCCCCAATCGTGCACAGAGATGTGAAATCCAATAACATCCTTTTGGACGGAGAATATGGAGCGAAAGTGGCAGATTTCGGGGTTGCCAAAGCCGTGGAGATGATCGGGAAGGGCCCAAAATCTATGTCCATGATTGCTGGCTCTTGTGGATACATCGCCCCAG AGTACGCTTACACGCTCCGAGTCAACGAGAAGAGCGACATATACAGCTTCGGCGTGGTCATTCTCGAACTAGTGACTGGCAAACTCCCAGTTGATCCCGAGCTCGGAGAAAAGGACTTGGTGAGGTGGGTATCCAGCAGCGTCGATCAGAAGGGAGTGGAGTTCGTTATCGATCCAAAGCTCGAGGTGTCACGCAAAGAGGAGATCGGCAAGGTTCTCCGCGTTGGCTTGCTCTGCACCAGTTCTCTCCCGATCAACCGCCCCTCCATGAGAAGGGTCGTCAAGATGCTGCGAGAAGTTTGTCcagaaatcaaacacaagagcgAGAAGGACGGTAAACTATCGCCGTACTACTCAGAAGATAATTCCGACTTCGGAAATAATGTATAA